In Aquipuribacter nitratireducens, the following proteins share a genomic window:
- a CDS encoding serine hydrolase domain-containing protein, producing the protein MSRARPRLRSRGTTTSVVARGRRRLVCAAGAAVLLAGCSVSPAGAEQQASDRAQLAALVEADVEEYLAEADAPGKVRAVVVHHDGAPLAERYHLTDADEWWDTRSVTKSVMSTLIGIAIGDGLIDGVDATLGELLPDRRDEMTEEVAALTLHQVLTHTAGFGEEGSAADDYWWTEDWVGSILATRAETGGDVGTFAYSNAGAHLLSAVLVEATGVPVLEYAREELFDPLGIPTEPVFEPTVDPADPDSLDEVYADYVEADFAWGVDPQGLHEGSCCSKLRPRDLARLGQLYLDRGRRDGEQVLPESWVEEATRQHVEVPAAGVAGYGYMWWTGEVDGHETSVAYGRGGQAVVVVPELDLVVAVATEFDDRDPLRLAQAFGPESVVRMVELAIAPHVQP; encoded by the coding sequence ATGTCGCGGGCACGACCCCGGCTCCGGTCTCGCGGGACGACGACGTCGGTCGTCGCCCGGGGACGTCGCCGCCTCGTGTGCGCCGCGGGTGCGGCCGTGCTGCTCGCCGGGTGCTCCGTGTCGCCCGCGGGCGCCGAGCAGCAGGCGTCGGACCGGGCGCAGCTCGCGGCGCTCGTCGAGGCGGACGTCGAGGAGTACCTGGCCGAGGCGGACGCCCCGGGGAAGGTGAGAGCCGTCGTCGTCCACCACGACGGTGCGCCGCTCGCAGAGCGGTACCACCTCACCGACGCCGACGAGTGGTGGGACACCCGGTCGGTCACCAAGTCGGTGATGTCGACGCTCATCGGCATCGCCATCGGCGACGGCTTGATCGACGGCGTCGACGCGACCCTCGGCGAGCTCCTTCCCGACCGGCGCGACGAGATGACGGAGGAGGTCGCCGCGCTCACCCTCCACCAGGTGCTCACCCACACGGCGGGCTTCGGGGAGGAGGGCTCCGCGGCGGACGACTACTGGTGGACGGAGGACTGGGTGGGCTCGATCCTCGCGACCCGGGCGGAGACGGGTGGGGACGTCGGGACCTTCGCGTACTCCAACGCCGGGGCCCACCTGCTGTCGGCGGTGCTCGTGGAGGCGACGGGCGTCCCCGTCCTCGAGTACGCCCGCGAGGAGCTGTTCGACCCCCTCGGCATCCCGACCGAGCCGGTATTCGAGCCGACGGTCGACCCGGCCGACCCCGACTCGCTCGACGAGGTGTACGCCGACTACGTCGAGGCCGACTTCGCGTGGGGGGTGGACCCGCAGGGGCTTCACGAGGGGTCCTGCTGCTCCAAGCTGCGCCCACGGGACCTCGCCCGGCTCGGCCAGCTGTACCTGGATCGTGGCCGGCGGGACGGGGAGCAGGTGCTGCCGGAGAGCTGGGTGGAGGAGGCCACCCGTCAGCACGTCGAGGTCCCGGCCGCGGGCGTCGCCGGCTACGGCTACATGTGGTGGACCGGCGAGGTCGACGGGCACGAGACGTCCGTGGCGTACGGCCGGGGCGGTCAGGCGGTCGTCGTCGTGCCCGAGCTCGACCTCGTGGTCGCCGTCGCGACGGAGTTCGACGATCGAGACCCCCTGCGCCTCGCGCAGGCGTTCGGTCCGGAGAGTGTCGTCCGGATGGTCGAGCTGGCCATCGCGCCGCACGTCCAGCCATGA
- a CDS encoding serine hydrolase domain-containing protein, whose amino-acid sequence MSAGGGDVGGAAGPEPAATGEALLWTTPADSALPAETVDALQEALDAYRQAQEAPGLTAAVVTPDGMWAGASGVDGTGTPLQPESAFAIASITKTFVAAEVVLLSAQEQVDLDADIADYVDLPFTSDGATVREVLGMESGFPLDPVDEVLGMTGDLDREWTQDDVFDLVLAGSIQGVRGEDPSYNNLNYWVLGALVEEVTGEPLAVALRQDVLDPFGLERVWVQAAEEPTPPLAIAADEARFPEVDEDGPFLPSRAVASAAGAAGGMAADAPTLARWGHLLYGGAVLERSLVEDMTTPEGDDDWYGLGTVLARDGEAPLVGHDGDLGVYHSLLAVWPDDAISVAVLVPTPSPLGLDEELTPTGLARTLHEAALG is encoded by the coding sequence GTGAGCGCGGGTGGTGGGGACGTGGGGGGCGCGGCGGGACCGGAGCCCGCCGCGACGGGTGAGGCGCTGCTCTGGACCACGCCGGCGGACAGCGCTCTCCCGGCGGAGACGGTCGACGCCCTCCAGGAGGCCCTGGACGCCTACCGGCAGGCCCAGGAGGCGCCGGGTCTCACGGCGGCGGTCGTCACGCCCGACGGGATGTGGGCGGGGGCGTCGGGCGTCGACGGGACGGGCACGCCGCTCCAGCCGGAGTCCGCGTTCGCCATCGCGAGCATCACGAAGACCTTCGTGGCGGCGGAGGTCGTGCTGCTCTCCGCCCAGGAGCAGGTGGACCTCGACGCGGACATCGCCGACTACGTCGACCTGCCGTTCACCAGCGACGGCGCGACGGTCCGAGAGGTCCTGGGGATGGAGAGCGGCTTCCCCCTCGACCCGGTCGACGAGGTGCTCGGCATGACCGGTGACCTCGACCGCGAGTGGACCCAGGACGACGTCTTCGACCTCGTCCTCGCGGGGAGCATCCAGGGCGTGCGCGGCGAGGACCCGAGCTACAACAACCTCAACTACTGGGTCCTGGGAGCGCTCGTCGAGGAGGTGACCGGGGAGCCGCTCGCGGTCGCCCTGCGCCAGGACGTGCTCGATCCGTTCGGCCTCGAGCGGGTGTGGGTCCAGGCCGCCGAGGAGCCGACGCCGCCGCTCGCGATCGCCGCCGACGAGGCCCGCTTCCCCGAGGTCGACGAGGACGGCCCCTTCCTGCCGTCCCGGGCGGTCGCGTCGGCCGCCGGTGCCGCTGGCGGCATGGCCGCCGACGCCCCCACCCTCGCCCGGTGGGGGCACCTGCTGTACGGCGGTGCGGTGCTCGAGCGGTCGCTCGTCGAGGACATGACGACACCGGAGGGCGACGACGACTGGTACGGCCTCGGGACGGTGCTCGCCCGGGACGGCGAGGCCCCGCTCGTGGGGCACGACGGCGACCTGGGCGTCTACCACAGCCTGCTGGCCGTGTGGCCCGACGACGCGATCTCCGTGGCGGTTCTCGTGCCGACCCCGTCGCCGCTCGGCCTCGACGAGGAACTCACCCCCACCGGCCTCGCGCGCACGCTCCACGAGGCCGCCCTGGGCTAG
- a CDS encoding ABC-F family ATP-binding cassette domain-containing protein: MSATLVARGLAAGHADRVLFADLDLVVAPGDVVGLVGANGAGKSTLLRVLAGLHAAEAGGVALNPPTAVVGYLAQEPERLPGETVADYLARRTGVTDAQAALDAATERLAAGAPGSDDEYALALERWLGLGGADLDERTGEVLGDLGLGVATDAAMTSLSGGQAARAGLAALLLSRFDVVLLDEPTNDLDLDGLERLERFVQGQRTGVVVVSHDREFLARTVTRVVELDLAQRQVNVYGGGYEAYLHEGEVARRRAREAYEEYADTVSSLEARSRMQRGWADKGVRAARSKAVRRGEPDRNIRAHMQATSEKQAAKARQTERMIERLEEVEEPRKEWELRYSIAAAPRGSSVVATARGALVRRGTFTLGPVDLQLDVGDRVAVTGPNGSGKTTLLALLLGRLTPDEGTVSLGTSVEIGEVDQVRGVLTGSASLLEAVRTHLPDMAPADVRTLLAKFGLKADHVNRAVGNLSPGERTRAALALLQARGVNLLVLDEPTNHLDLPAIEQLEQALAAYEGTLLLVTHDRRMLDAVEVSRRWAVSDGRVTGS; this comes from the coding sequence GTGTCCGCCACCCTCGTCGCCCGCGGTCTCGCGGCGGGCCACGCCGACCGCGTCCTCTTCGCCGACCTCGACCTCGTCGTCGCCCCGGGCGACGTCGTCGGGCTCGTCGGCGCGAACGGGGCGGGCAAGTCGACGCTGCTGCGGGTGCTCGCGGGGCTGCACGCGGCCGAGGCCGGCGGGGTCGCGCTCAACCCGCCGACCGCCGTCGTCGGCTACCTCGCGCAGGAGCCGGAGCGGCTGCCCGGCGAGACGGTCGCCGACTACCTCGCGCGCCGGACCGGCGTGACCGACGCGCAGGCGGCGCTCGACGCCGCGACGGAACGCCTCGCCGCCGGTGCGCCGGGCTCGGACGACGAGTACGCGCTCGCCCTCGAGCGGTGGCTCGGGCTCGGCGGCGCCGACCTCGACGAGCGCACCGGGGAGGTGCTCGGCGACCTCGGACTCGGTGTCGCGACGGACGCGGCGATGACGTCGTTGTCCGGCGGGCAGGCGGCGCGGGCGGGGCTGGCGGCGCTCCTGCTGTCCCGCTTCGACGTCGTGCTCCTCGACGAGCCGACGAACGACCTCGACCTCGACGGCCTGGAGCGGCTCGAGCGGTTCGTGCAGGGGCAGCGAACCGGGGTCGTGGTCGTGTCGCACGACCGGGAGTTCCTCGCCCGGACGGTCACCCGGGTCGTCGAGCTCGACCTGGCCCAGCGGCAGGTCAACGTCTACGGCGGCGGCTACGAGGCGTACCTCCACGAGGGGGAGGTCGCCCGCCGCCGGGCCCGTGAGGCGTACGAGGAGTACGCCGACACAGTGTCGTCGCTCGAGGCGCGCTCGCGCATGCAGCGCGGGTGGGCCGACAAGGGCGTCCGCGCCGCGCGGAGCAAGGCGGTGCGACGCGGCGAGCCCGACAGGAACATCCGCGCCCACATGCAGGCGACGTCGGAGAAGCAGGCGGCGAAGGCACGCCAAACCGAGCGGATGATCGAGCGGCTGGAGGAGGTCGAGGAGCCCCGCAAGGAGTGGGAGCTCCGCTACTCCATCGCCGCCGCACCCCGCGGCTCGTCCGTCGTCGCGACGGCTCGCGGCGCCCTCGTGCGGCGGGGCACGTTCACCCTCGGTCCCGTCGACCTGCAGCTCGACGTCGGGGACCGGGTGGCCGTGACCGGGCCCAACGGCTCGGGCAAGACCACGCTGCTCGCGCTGCTGCTCGGGCGGCTGACCCCGGACGAGGGGACGGTGTCGCTCGGCACGTCGGTCGAGATCGGTGAGGTCGACCAGGTCCGCGGCGTGCTCACCGGGTCGGCGTCGCTGCTCGAGGCGGTGCGCACGCACCTGCCGGACATGGCGCCGGCCGACGTGCGGACGCTGCTCGCGAAGTTCGGGCTCAAGGCCGACCACGTGAACCGAGCCGTCGGGAACCTCTCCCCCGGCGAGCGCACCCGCGCCGCCCTCGCGCTCCTGCAGGCGCGCGGGGTGAACCTGCTCGTGCTCGACGAGCCGACGAACCACCTCGACCTGCCGGCCATCGAGCAGCTCGAGCAGGCCCTGGCGGCGTACGAGGGGACGCTCCTGCTCGTGACGCACGACCGGCGGATGCTCGACGCGGTCGAGGTGTCCCGGCGGTGGGCGGTGTCGGACGGTCGGGTCACCGGCTCCTAG
- a CDS encoding SufS family cysteine desulfurase, translated as MSARRPGADVRGDFPVLSRTVRDGRPLVYLDSGATSQRPTSVLDAERRFAETSHAAVHRGAHALAEEATDAYEDARARIAGFVGARAQDVVLTKNATEGLNLVAYSLGNAGHTPGAEHLALGPGDEVVVTEMEHHANLVPWQELCRRTGATLRWYGVTDDGHLDLGSLELSQRTKVVALTHASNVLGTITPVAELVRRAKAVGALVVLDACQSVPHLPVDLPALGVDLAAWSGHKMLGPTGIGCLWGRGDLLDAMPPFLTGGSMIEVVRMERSTYAAPPQKFEAGVPMVSQAVGLAAAVDYLEAIGMDAVAAHERALAARLLAGLEDLGGVRVVGPPLVEGTERGGTVAFVVDGVHAHDVGQVLDSRGVAVRVGHHCAWPLHRRLGVQATVRASTHVYSTEADVDALLAGLREVQRFFGVAPAVAPLAVSTSQGAPA; from the coding sequence ATGAGCGCGCGACGACCCGGAGCCGACGTGCGGGGCGACTTCCCCGTCCTGTCCCGTACCGTCCGCGACGGCAGGCCGCTCGTCTACCTCGACTCCGGCGCCACGAGCCAGCGCCCGACGAGCGTGCTCGACGCCGAGCGCCGCTTCGCCGAGACCAGCCACGCCGCCGTCCACCGCGGCGCCCACGCGCTGGCGGAGGAGGCGACGGACGCCTACGAGGACGCCCGGGCCCGCATCGCCGGGTTCGTCGGCGCCCGCGCGCAGGACGTCGTCCTCACGAAGAACGCGACCGAGGGCCTCAACCTCGTCGCGTACTCCCTCGGCAACGCCGGCCACACCCCCGGCGCGGAGCACCTCGCGCTCGGCCCCGGCGACGAGGTCGTCGTCACGGAGATGGAGCACCACGCCAACCTCGTGCCGTGGCAGGAGCTGTGCCGCCGCACCGGCGCGACGCTGCGCTGGTACGGCGTCACCGACGACGGCCACCTCGACCTCGGCTCCCTCGAGCTCTCCCAGCGGACGAAGGTCGTCGCCTTAACCCACGCGAGCAACGTCCTCGGCACCATCACGCCCGTCGCCGAGCTCGTCCGCCGGGCCAAGGCCGTCGGTGCGCTCGTCGTCCTCGACGCGTGCCAGTCCGTCCCGCACCTGCCCGTCGACCTGCCCGCCCTCGGCGTCGACCTCGCCGCGTGGTCCGGGCACAAGATGCTCGGGCCCACGGGCATCGGCTGCCTGTGGGGCCGCGGCGACCTGCTCGATGCGATGCCGCCGTTCCTCACCGGCGGGTCGATGATCGAGGTCGTCCGGATGGAGCGCTCGACCTACGCCGCGCCGCCGCAGAAGTTCGAGGCGGGGGTGCCGATGGTGAGCCAGGCCGTCGGGCTCGCTGCCGCCGTCGACTACCTCGAGGCGATCGGGATGGACGCCGTCGCGGCCCACGAGCGCGCGCTCGCGGCCCGGCTGCTCGCCGGGCTCGAGGATCTCGGGGGAGTGCGGGTCGTCGGGCCGCCGCTCGTGGAGGGCACCGAGCGCGGCGGCACCGTCGCGTTCGTCGTCGACGGGGTCCACGCCCACGACGTCGGGCAGGTGCTCGACTCCCGCGGCGTCGCCGTCCGGGTCGGTCACCACTGCGCGTGGCCGCTGCACCGCCGGCTCGGTGTGCAGGCGACCGTCCGCGCGAGCACGCACGTGTACTCGACCGAGGCCGACGTCGACGCGCTCCTCGCGGGCCTGCGCGAGGTGCAGCGCTTCTTCGGGGTCGCGCCGGCGGTCGCTCCCCTCGCCGTCAGCACCAGCCAGGGAGCCCCCGCATGA
- the sufU gene encoding Fe-S cluster assembly sulfur transfer protein SufU gives MSTSLEELYRDTILEHSKRPRRSGLREPFDAQVHQVNPVCGDEVTLRLRLGDGSGAARVVEDVSYDAHGCSISQAATSVMADALTGRTVQEFMDAYGVFHEIVTTRGTTTLDPLDTLPDDLADALGDAPAFAGVARYPARVKCALLGWTAFKQAIVEAA, from the coding sequence ATGAGCACGAGCCTCGAAGAGCTCTACCGCGACACGATCCTCGAGCACAGCAAGCGGCCGCGGCGCTCCGGCCTCCGCGAGCCGTTCGACGCCCAGGTGCACCAGGTCAACCCGGTGTGCGGGGACGAGGTGACGCTGCGGCTGCGGCTCGGCGACGGCTCCGGTGCCGCTCGGGTGGTCGAGGACGTCTCGTACGACGCCCACGGCTGCTCGATCAGCCAGGCCGCGACGTCGGTGATGGCGGACGCGCTGACCGGGCGGACCGTCCAGGAGTTCATGGACGCCTACGGCGTGTTCCACGAGATCGTGACGACGCGCGGCACGACGACCCTCGACCCGCTCGACACGCTGCCGGACGACCTCGCCGACGCACTCGGTGACGCCCCCGCGTTCGCGGGCGTCGCGCGCTACCCGGCCCGCGTGAAGTGCGCGCTGCTGGGGTGGACGGCGTTCAAGCAGGCGATCGTCGAGGCCGCCTGA
- a CDS encoding ROK family transcriptional regulator, with translation MSISSRPTDLGATLQLLRDGRPRTRAELATVTGQARSTIAQRIDQLLSAGLLAPGGGAVSTGGRPPATFAFNPAARLVAAVDLGATHSRIALTDLGATVLVEQSEDIDITDGPEVVLGRVADVVTALVSQTGRVQSDLVGVGVGLPGPVDHESGRPISPPIMPGWDQADVRGFLQQRLGKVPVLVDNDVNIMALGEHAAGLRDVDHLLFVKVATGIGAGLVSDGAIRRGAQGAAGDLGHVAVPGGDDVLCTCGNTGCLEALASGQTVARRLAASGLDVHSSVDVVALVRSGNAEASAAVREAGRSLGAVLATCVNLLNPSVVVIGGSLAGAGDHLLAGIREVVYRRSLPLATQHLRIVTSRTGGRAAVIGAATMVIDQVLSDDSLEQLF, from the coding sequence ATGAGCATCAGCAGCCGGCCCACGGACCTGGGGGCGACGCTGCAGCTGCTGCGCGACGGCCGCCCCCGCACCCGCGCCGAGCTGGCCACCGTGACCGGCCAGGCCCGCTCGACCATCGCGCAGCGGATCGACCAGCTGCTCTCGGCTGGGCTGCTCGCCCCCGGGGGCGGCGCCGTGTCGACCGGCGGGCGCCCTCCGGCGACGTTCGCCTTCAACCCGGCGGCCCGGCTCGTGGCCGCGGTCGACCTCGGGGCCACGCACTCGCGCATCGCGCTCACCGACCTCGGCGCGACCGTGCTCGTCGAGCAGTCGGAGGACATCGACATCACCGACGGCCCCGAGGTCGTCCTCGGCCGCGTCGCCGACGTCGTGACCGCCCTCGTGTCCCAGACCGGTCGCGTCCAGAGCGACCTCGTCGGCGTCGGCGTCGGTCTGCCCGGGCCGGTCGACCACGAGTCCGGCCGGCCCATCAGCCCGCCGATCATGCCGGGATGGGACCAGGCCGACGTCCGCGGCTTCCTCCAGCAGCGGCTGGGGAAGGTGCCGGTCCTCGTCGACAACGACGTCAACATCATGGCGCTCGGCGAGCACGCCGCCGGGCTCCGCGACGTCGACCACCTCCTCTTCGTCAAGGTAGCGACGGGCATCGGCGCCGGACTCGTGAGCGACGGGGCGATCCGCCGGGGCGCGCAGGGTGCGGCCGGCGACCTCGGCCACGTCGCCGTGCCGGGCGGGGACGACGTGCTGTGCACGTGCGGCAACACCGGGTGCCTCGAGGCGCTCGCGAGCGGGCAGACCGTCGCGCGGCGGCTCGCCGCGTCCGGCCTCGACGTCCACTCCAGCGTCGACGTCGTCGCCCTCGTCCGGTCGGGCAACGCCGAGGCGTCGGCCGCGGTCCGCGAGGCCGGACGCTCCCTGGGCGCCGTCCTCGCCACCTGCGTCAACCTGCTCAATCCCTCCGTCGTCGTCATCGGCGGCAGCCTCGCGGGCGCCGGTGACCACCTGCTCGCCGGCATCCGGGAGGTCGTCTACCGCCGCTCCCTGCCGCTGGCCACGCAGCACCTGCGGATCGTCACGTCACGGACCGGTGGTCGGGCCGCCGTCATCGGAGCGGCGACGATGGTCATCGACCAGGTGCTGTCCGACGACTCGCTCGAGCAGCTGTTCTGA
- a CDS encoding sugar ABC transporter ATP-binding protein, whose translation MVDGDSAAQPLPVLLTMHGIVKHFPGAKALDGVDLDVRAGEVHCLLGQNGAGKSTLIKVLAGAHAPTAGEIRWQGEPLRLSSPVAALEAGIATMYQELDVVDGLTVAENVYLGHELSTGGLTRRREAHTRTAEILRRLGHSEISPNREVGTLPAAGKQVVSMARALSRDARLIIMDEPSAVLDSEEVANLFRVVRELTASGVAVLYISHRLDEIREIGDRITVLKDGRSVASNLPVADTPTPELIRLMTGRTVEQVFPTRNPVADDAPVMLTVENLGLRGEFADVSFTVRAGEVVGLAGLVGSGRSEILETVYGARRATEGRVEVTGKPLRRGSVDAAVTAGIGLAPEERKSQGLLLDEPVYRNITLSTFARQARGPVLDERAERKVAVEQISALDLRPADPDRTMRTLSGGNQQKAMLARWLVHGCRVLLLDEPTRGVDVGARAEIYALVHRLAEAGNAVVVVSSEIEEVLGLSHRVLVVSDGRVLHEGPADQIDEHGVLALVMEGTAA comes from the coding sequence ATGGTCGATGGTGACTCCGCGGCACAGCCGCTGCCGGTGCTGCTCACGATGCACGGCATCGTCAAGCACTTCCCCGGCGCGAAGGCGCTCGACGGCGTCGACCTCGACGTCCGCGCGGGCGAGGTCCACTGCCTGCTGGGCCAGAACGGCGCCGGCAAGTCCACGCTCATCAAGGTCCTCGCGGGTGCCCACGCCCCCACCGCGGGCGAGATCCGCTGGCAGGGCGAGCCGCTGCGCCTCAGCTCCCCGGTCGCGGCTCTCGAGGCCGGCATCGCGACGATGTACCAGGAGCTCGACGTCGTCGACGGCCTCACGGTCGCGGAGAACGTCTACCTCGGGCACGAGCTGTCGACGGGTGGCCTCACCCGCCGCCGCGAGGCACACACCCGCACGGCGGAGATCCTGCGAAGGCTCGGCCACAGCGAGATCAGCCCCAACCGCGAGGTGGGGACGCTCCCGGCGGCGGGCAAGCAGGTCGTCAGCATGGCGCGGGCGCTGTCCCGCGACGCGCGGCTCATCATCATGGACGAGCCCTCGGCCGTGCTCGACTCCGAGGAGGTCGCGAACCTCTTCCGGGTCGTCCGCGAGCTCACGGCGTCCGGTGTGGCCGTCCTCTACATCTCCCACCGGCTCGACGAGATCCGCGAGATCGGCGACCGCATCACCGTGCTGAAGGACGGCCGCTCGGTCGCCTCCAACCTCCCGGTCGCGGACACCCCGACGCCGGAGCTCATCCGCCTCATGACCGGTCGCACGGTCGAGCAGGTGTTCCCCACCCGCAACCCCGTCGCCGACGACGCGCCCGTCATGCTGACGGTGGAGAACCTCGGCCTGCGGGGCGAGTTCGCCGACGTGTCGTTTACCGTCCGCGCCGGTGAGGTCGTCGGCCTGGCCGGGCTCGTCGGGTCCGGCCGTTCCGAGATCCTCGAGACCGTCTACGGCGCCCGCCGTGCGACCGAGGGGAGGGTCGAGGTCACCGGTAAGCCGCTGCGTCGCGGCTCCGTCGATGCAGCGGTTACGGCTGGCATCGGCCTTGCTCCAGAAGAGCGCAAGAGTCAGGGCTTGCTTCTCGACGAGCCCGTCTACCGCAACATCACCCTGTCGACCTTCGCCCGCCAGGCCCGCGGTCCCGTGCTCGACGAGCGCGCCGAACGGAAGGTCGCGGTGGAGCAGATCAGCGCCCTCGACCTGCGCCCCGCCGACCCCGACCGCACGATGCGGACCCTGTCGGGCGGCAACCAGCAGAAGGCGATGCTCGCCCGCTGGCTCGTCCACGGCTGCCGCGTGCTGCTGCTCGACGAGCCCACCCGCGGCGTCGACGTCGGCGCGCGCGCCGAGATCTACGCCCTCGTCCACCGCCTCGCCGAGGCCGGGAACGCCGTGGTGGTCGTCTCCAGCGAGATCGAGGAGGTGCTCGGGCTCTCCCACCGGGTGCTCGTCGTCTCCGACGGACGCGTGCTCCACGAAGGTCCCGCGGACCAGATCGACGAGCACGGAGTGCTCGCCCTCGTCATGGAAGGAACAGCCGCGTGA
- a CDS encoding ABC transporter permease, with protein sequence MSEKQPPSLATAGGVPPEEDTVEHTRKAPSRRAATFLGGGAGRNLGLVIVLGLIVAVGVATAGVQFASIDNLLTILRLAAVIGVVSIGVTFVITGGGIDLSVGSVLGLASVWATTLATQTLAADTHWIVMVFTALAVGTVAGLVNGVLVAYGKVVAFIATLAMLVAARGVAEIIAQRRTQIVTVDPFLDFFRADLIGIPVLVWIFALVAVAAWFLLNRTTFGRRTIAVGGNPEAARLAGIKVQRHTMYLYALSGLCAGIAGVMMLARTTAGSSTNGQLYELDAIAAVVVGGTLLAGGRGTIVGTVLGVLIFASLTNIFIQNNLSISSQSIAKGAIIVAAVLLQQRFATRRPVAARGS encoded by the coding sequence GTGAGCGAGAAGCAGCCACCGTCGCTGGCCACGGCCGGCGGCGTCCCCCCCGAGGAGGACACGGTCGAGCACACCCGGAAGGCACCGTCCCGCCGGGCCGCGACGTTCCTCGGGGGCGGCGCCGGCCGCAACCTCGGGCTCGTCATCGTGCTCGGCCTCATCGTCGCCGTGGGTGTCGCGACCGCTGGCGTGCAGTTCGCCAGCATCGACAACCTCCTCACGATCCTGCGGCTGGCCGCGGTCATCGGCGTCGTGTCCATCGGCGTGACGTTCGTCATCACCGGCGGCGGTATCGACCTGTCCGTCGGCTCTGTCCTCGGACTGGCCTCGGTGTGGGCGACGACGCTCGCGACGCAGACGCTCGCGGCGGACACCCACTGGATCGTCATGGTGTTCACCGCGCTCGCGGTCGGCACGGTGGCGGGCCTCGTCAACGGCGTCCTGGTCGCCTACGGCAAGGTCGTCGCGTTCATCGCGACCCTCGCGATGCTCGTCGCGGCCCGCGGCGTGGCCGAGATCATCGCGCAGCGCAGGACGCAGATCGTCACCGTCGACCCGTTCCTCGACTTCTTCCGCGCCGACCTCATCGGGATCCCCGTCCTGGTGTGGATCTTCGCCCTCGTCGCGGTCGCGGCGTGGTTCCTCCTCAACCGCACGACCTTCGGGCGCCGCACGATCGCCGTGGGCGGCAACCCGGAGGCGGCGCGCCTCGCGGGCATCAAGGTGCAGCGCCACACCATGTACCTGTACGCCCTGTCCGGGCTGTGCGCCGGGATCGCCGGCGTCATGATGCTCGCCCGCACGACCGCCGGGTCGTCGACGAACGGCCAGCTCTACGAGCTCGACGCGATCGCGGCCGTCGTCGTCGGCGGCACGCTCCTGGCGGGTGGTCGCGGCACGATCGTCGGCACCGTCCTCGGCGTCCTGATCTTCGCCTCGCTGACGAACATCTTCATCCAGAACAACCTCTCGATCTCGTCCCAGTCCATCGCCAAGGGCGCGATCATCGTCGCCGCCGTCCTGCTGCAGCAGCGCTTCGCCACCCGCCGGCCCGTCGCGGCCCGGGGCTCCTAG
- a CDS encoding substrate-binding domain-containing protein, which produces MSRTLTRRRVALAVGSVSVGALLVSGCTSNTPAAPEEDAAGGVSADAGSGDAAAGGDNANDASGETVTIGFSAPAADHGWMAAITRAAQEKAAEYDDVELVVAEGTNDVNVQISQIETFINDGVDAIVLLPFDGAALTEVATQAMEAGITVVNVDREFSSPFAARTTVLGDNYGMGVSAGTYICERLGDNPDAVVAEIAGIDSLPLTQDRSQGFEDALSDCGLDVDNRVAADFTVQGGQEAAASLLQAAPEIDAIWNHDDDQGVGVLAAIDQAGRDEFFMVGGAGSANVMREIQEGGSVVEATVIYPSTQAADGIALARLIEQNKDLGDLVSSTVPREVQLYAPVVTADNVEQYLPTAFES; this is translated from the coding sequence ATGTCCCGCACCCTCACCCGCCGTCGCGTCGCCCTGGCCGTCGGCTCCGTGTCCGTCGGCGCGCTGCTCGTCAGCGGCTGCACGTCGAACACCCCGGCTGCCCCGGAGGAGGACGCCGCCGGCGGTGTCTCCGCGGACGCCGGTTCGGGTGACGCCGCCGCCGGTGGCGACAACGCGAACGACGCCTCGGGCGAGACCGTCACCATCGGCTTCTCGGCGCCCGCCGCCGACCACGGCTGGATGGCCGCGATCACGCGCGCCGCACAGGAGAAGGCCGCCGAGTACGACGACGTCGAGCTCGTCGTCGCCGAGGGCACCAACGACGTCAACGTCCAGATCAGCCAGATCGAGACGTTCATCAACGACGGCGTCGACGCGATCGTGCTCCTGCCGTTCGACGGCGCCGCCCTCACCGAGGTCGCGACGCAGGCGATGGAGGCCGGGATCACGGTCGTCAACGTCGACCGCGAGTTCTCCAGCCCCTTCGCGGCCCGCACCACCGTGCTCGGTGACAACTACGGCATGGGCGTGAGCGCCGGCACGTACATCTGCGAGCGGCTCGGCGACAACCCGGACGCCGTCGTCGCCGAGATCGCCGGCATCGACTCCCTCCCCCTTACGCAGGACCGGAGCCAGGGCTTCGAGGACGCGCTGTCCGACTGCGGTCTCGACGTCGACAACCGCGTCGCCGCGGACTTCACGGTCCAGGGTGGCCAGGAGGCGGCCGCGAGCCTCCTCCAGGCCGCTCCCGAGATCGACGCCATCTGGAACCACGACGACGACCAGGGCGTCGGTGTCCTCGCCGCCATCGACCAGGCCGGCCGCGACGAGTTCTTCATGGTCGGCGGCGCGGGCTCCGCGAACGTCATGCGCGAGATCCAGGAGGGTGGCTCGGTCGTCGAGGCGACCGTCATCTACCCGTCGACGCAGGCCGCGGACGGCATCGCGCTCGCCCGCCTCATCGAGCAGAACAAGGACCTCGGCGACCTGGTCTCGAGCACGGTGCCGCGCGAGGTGCAGCTCTACGCCCCGGTCGTCACCGCGGACAACGTCGAGCAGTACCTGCCGACCGCGTTCGAGTCCTGA